The Phycisphaerae bacterium nucleotide sequence TTCCTGTTGTAGGCACTGCTTTCAGCAGTACTGCCGATGAAGGAAGGCGCGAAGAGGTTATTGTACTTTTGACTCCGCATATCATTGGCGAGCCTTCGCAGACTATGGGCATTGAAAGGTCGGAAGACGTTGGACGGAAAATCAGCGGCGCTAAAAAGCAGCTTAATCCATTGAATAGAATGAGATTGGCCCAGGATAGTTATGAAAAGGGCGCTGTAAATTATGCACAAGGCAGAAACGCCGCGGCGCTCAAAGAACTGGAGTCTGCTTTGGAATTATATCCGGATTATACGGAAGCTATTGAGCTTAAAGAGAAAATATACAGTGAAATAGCACCTTCGCGAAAACCCGTCAGGGAAATTATTGACCAGATTGAACAGCCAAAACTGCACAAATGGCGCAAGAGGTAAAGAGTTGTGAAATGCGCAGACTACAAAAAACCAAAAATCAAAAATGGTTACACGCTCGTGGAAGTGTGCATCGCGATGGTTATCATTTGTATTTTGGCCGCTATGGCAGCGCCGATATATACCAAGGCGATCGAACAGGCCCGGCTGGATTCTGCCGCGGGGAATTTAAAAACAATCTGGTCGGCCCAAAGAGCGTACTGGCTTAAAAATCATACATTTGCCGCCAGTCTGACTACGCTCGAAGATGAGGATTTAATAAGTTCATCACTTGCCCGGACGCAAATTGACCCGAATTCCATATATGTTTATGATATTGATTCCGCAGGGATCAGTTCTTTTGCGGCTTCGGCTACGAGAAGCGGCAGCGGTGTATGGAGCGGGCAGATTCAGGTAGACGAACTGGGAGAACTGTCCGGCCAAATAAGCAAAGATGACGGTTTTACCCTTTCACCTCTTACGCTGGAATAAACAATGAGACGGCAAAAATATAAATATCATACTATAAAGCGTTTCGGCCGGGCTTTCAGTTTTTTAGAGCTGCAGGTAACTATGGTAATACTGGCAATCGGGCTTTGGGGTTTTGCCGGCCTGTTCAAAGTTTATTCGCGGCAGGTCGACTATATTGAACAGAGCAGTTTGCCGGTTTCGACTTATTATATTGTAAGTCAATCCAACCAATGGATGAAACAACTTGGATCGCCGGCGGAAATAAAGCAGACTCCCGGCCAGGTTCCCTGGACGCCGCAGGTAGACGGCAACGATGTGGGAGATTACAGTGTTGCGATGACATCCTCGCCTGCTATGGATTTCGACCTTAACACGGCAGTTGTCAATATTCATGTGGAGCAGTGATATTAATAAAACGCTATCGACATTACGATGTGGGCGCAGAAAAGGTTTCACGATTATGGAACTGCTGGTTGTGTCCGTCCTTATGATTATCGTAATGATGATTGTCGCCCAGTTCTGGAAATGGTTTTCGCCGTGTATTACAGATTTGATTGCCAGAGAACGTCTGCTGCGTGAAGGACGTTTGACGATGCAAAATCTGTCTTATGATTTTGGTTCTGCCACTGAAATTTCCGGCGGCAGCCAGCTTATTATTAACGGGAATATATATTATTACCGTGAAAGTCCGGATGACTCCAATCTTTATCGCCGTGACGTTTCGGAAGGAACAGATTTCGCTATTGCCGATTGCGTATCAAATTTTTCAGTGGAAGAGAATCCGGAAGGCTCAAATCTCTGGCAGATTACGCTTGAATTTTCGGCGCGTAGTTACAACAACGACCAGCCTTTCAGCCGTGAACTCGTATTTCGCTGGAGTCCTCCGTAAGAGGAACGAACTATGAAAAAAAAATACAGATACAAAGGATATGCGCTGGCGGGAACTATGATGTTTCTTCTGCTTGTACTGATTATGTGGATGGGCGTTACCCGGCAGATGGGGACAAATTTAAGGCTGGAAAAACATCTTCAGGCTCAAAAAACATATTATGACGGCAGTGTCCGGGCGCTTTCATGGGCACTGACACTTTCTGAAACGGGTTATCCGTACACAGGTTTTGCTTCCAAGTCTTACTGGGTGCCGGTTGGTGAAGACGGCGATGAAAAATACGTAATAACTTATACGAGAAAATCGGATTATTTTACTCTTTTCCCTTTCAAGTGGTTGTATAACTACACCGTAACTGTACGTCCTTTTGTTGCGGGGTCAGACGATGGTATACAGCGTGCGCCGAACACTTTCGGCAGTTAGCCGTTTCTGCTGATTCTCCAGCGGCCTGACTGCTGTTTTGCTCTGCCGAATTCGAACAGTTCGAGAATATTCTGAAAATATTGCTGTTGAGTGCCAATATTAAAACCTTCTTCTGTCTGCGGAGGAGTCAGCCACAGCATTTTGGGATTCTTTGCCTTCGTATAGAGGTCGACAGTTTCCTGCCGGCCGGATTTATCGCTTTTAAAACTGTTTGCGACGAGAACAGGGCAGGGGCTTATCTGGGAAATCTTTTCATATAGTCCCTCTGTTCCCAATGCAGACTGACCGATATCGGCAAAAACAATCGACCTGATGGTTTTCGATAAAGTCTTTTCCATCCAGCCCGGCAGATAATCTGACACCCATTCCGGTAAAGAGACATCGTAACCCGAAGCGTTGTCGATTACCACTCCCGTGAAACGTTCATCTTCGGACGCTGCGGCGATAAGAGCGGATGCGCCTTCGTTGATGCCGAATCCAAAAACGTATCTGCTCGATTCCGGGCGGTTGTTTTTAAGATAATCAATCGCACCCAGGACATCGCCGGCTTCATCGATTCCAAAACTGTATTTGTGTCCGCTGCTGTTGCCGTTGCCGCGAAGGTCGAACAAAAATACATTGTAGCCGGTGTCGCTGAGTATTTTTGCATAAGACAGGAAAAGATTTTTCGTCGGACTTCGTCCGGGGACGATTATTACCGAGGAATCCGATACACGCGTTGATGAAGGAATGAACCAGCCGTCGAGCCTTGCGCCGTCTTTGGCGTTAAAGTAAACCTGACGGTATTCCATATCCATCAGCTTTTTCGGGCTGGCGGCATCCGTAAATTTTATCCAGTGAGTTGTAAAAACCGCGACCAGATATGGTATTACCGCGAAAATCAGAATGGCAAAACGAAAAACAGTTTTCGCAGTGTTTTTTGTTATTTTGTTTTTTTGATTTGTTCCGAGAACGATTAAGAGAATCCGGTTGATGAATTTGTCCAGCAGCCACAGAATCGCGTAAACAGAAAGCAGAAAATACACCGCAATAGGCAGCTCGGCCCAGTTAATCCGCACATGAGGCATTGTTTTTGAAAAAGCAATCAGATAAGCCGTCACAAGCAGGGTGATAAAGATGAATAAAAAACCATAAGGCATAAAACTTTTTTTGATATTTGGCGGTCGGAAAATCAGCAGATACGACAGAACCAGCGGAATAGACGAAAAGTGAACCAAATCAATGACTGAGTTCATGGCCAGAAAAAACCGGCCTATGAAAAGCCATATTGCCAATGAAACGATAAGAAGAGTGTAACGCAGCAGCCCGCCTTTTGAATAAAACATATTTTACCCCATCATAGTAGTTTTCTTTTCCCCTATTATAGCAGAATTTGCGGTTTTTTTAAAGGCTAATGCCTTAATAGATGCATTAAAAGATGATAAAAACTGAAATTGGGTTTCAATGCGCCAAATTATAGGGCGTGCTTATAAAAAATTTACCCCGGCAGGCTGTGAAAAATCGATTATTTTGGCCGACAGGAGGTTTTTCTTTATTATATGTGCCGCGAGATTGAACCATCGCTTTGCGCCGTCAGGAACGACATTGTCGCCGGGAGGGGATATTTTCCCGACAGAACGGAAGGCTGTCCTGCGGATGAGAGCCTCTATGTTTTCTCTTGTCCGGCATAATTTTTAATTATACATTCTTTACTATTGATATTGAATAAAATCATTTGTTAAAATACAGACTTGTGTTATTCTTTCGGCTGCGTTCAGTACCGGTTTATTATCTGGATTTGAAGGCGGAACAGTGACATTAGAACAGTTATTGAAACTTGTAGAGAAAAAACCTCTGGTCTGGCGGCCCAGGGTTTGTGCCGATTCGAGAAATCTTCGGCAGGGCGACATCTTCGTGGCGGTAAAAGGCACGCGCACTGACGGCCATGACTTTATCGGCCAGGCTGCTGTCGCAGGGGCCAGATATATCGTATCGCAAAAGCCGGTAGCCGTTGCCTCGGCCGAGGTTATACAAACAGAAGATACGACAAAAGCTCTGGGCCTTTTGTCTCAGGCATATTACAACTATCCGAACAGCAAGCTGGTCAACCTCGCCGTTACCGGCACCAACGGCAAAACGACTACGACATATATGGTTCGCTCGATTGTAACCGGTACCGGCAAAAAGTGCGGCCTTATAGGGACTGTAACAGTCGATATGGGCAGCGGCGAAGATAAAATCGAAGCATCTATGACGACTCCGAACGCCCTTGAGCTTGCCTCGCTTGCCGACAAAATGGCAGGTGCAGGTTCGGAATATATGATTATGGAGGCCAGCAGCCACGCGATAGAGCAGAATCGGCTTGCGGGAATAGATTTCGCCGCCGCGGCGTTTACGAATTTTACAGGCGACCATCTCGATTATCACAAGACAATGGAAGCGTACCTGGCGGCCAAGCTGAGGCTGTTCGAGAATCTTTCGCCTGAAGCGACAGCGGTAATAAACAAAGACGACCCGGTATTTGAACAAATTGCCGCCGCCACAAAGGCGAATAAAATATTCTATTCGCTTTCGACAGAAGCCGATTTGACCGCCCGGATGATTTCGATGGATATAAACGGTACGGTTTTCGAGATTTCATTCAGAGGAGAAAAGGTCAAGCTTTCTTCTCCTCTCATCGGCGAACATAATCTGAGCAATCACCTTGCCGCGGCGGGACTGGCGATTGGCGCAGGATTCGACCTTAAAACAATCGCAAAGGGACTGTCAAAACTTGCCAAAGTGCCGGGAAGACTGGAAAAAGTTTCCTGCTCGAAGGACTTTACCGTACTTGTGGATTATGCCCATACCGATGACGCCCTGAAACATGTCCTTTCGACGCTCAAACCGTTGTGCAGGGGCAGTCTGATAGTTGTTTTCGGCTGCGGCGGCGACAGGGACAAGACCAAAAGACCGCGAATGGCACAGGCCGCCCAGCAGTTCGCCGACAGAATTTTTGTTACCAGCGATAATCCGAGAACTGAAAAAGCATCGGCGATAATAGATGATATACTTACAGGTTTTGTCAACCCGCAGGCTGATGATATTACCGTTCAGCCGGACAGGGAAAAGGCAATCGCCGAAGCAATACAAAACGCCAAGGCGAACGATATAATTCTTATTGCCGGTAAGGGACATGAAAATTATCAGATTATCGGTACGGAAAAACTTCACTTCAGCGATATTGAAACGGCATTAAAGTTCCTGCAGTGAAACCACTATCCATAAAAAAAATTGCTGAAATCATAAATACAGAGACATCTGAAATTTCAAATCTGAAATTTCAAATCTCAAGTGTGAGCATCGACTCGAGAAAAATACCGCAGGGTTGTATGTTTTTCGCGATTAAGGGAGCAAATCACGACGGCCATGATTTTATCAGCCAGGCTTTCGAAAACGGCGCATCCTGCGCGACGGTACAAAAACAAATCTCCGGCGAAAAACCTTTGCTGCCTGTCGATGATACGATTGCAGCTCTCGGAAGTCTTGCGCGGTATGTGAGAGAAAATTCGTCGTATAAGGTTATAGCTGTTACAGGCTCGGCGGGAAAAACGACTACAAAGAACATAATCAATCATGTTCTAAAAAATAGTTTTAAATGTTTTTCATCGCCGAAGAGCTTCAATAACAATATCGGCGTTCCGCTTACGATATTGGATGCCCCCCAGGATGCCGAAATCTTGATTTCAGAGCTTGGCAGCAATCATCCCGGCGAAATAGAGCAGCTTACAAAAATAATCCAACCCGATATTGCCGTTATAACAACGATATGTCCTGCTCATCTGGAAGGTTTCGGAACCATAGATGTTATAATAAAGGAAAAGGTTTCTATAACGGCAGGTTTAAGAGCAGGCGGAAAATTTTTCATTAACGGCTCGATAAAAAATCTTGTCGATTATTGCCGGGATAAAAAATTATCCTTTGAAACTTTTGAGATGCCGGATTTTAAGCTTTCGGGCGATAAAAGCATTTTTGTTATCGATAATGTTACGGTGAATTTGCCGCTTGCCGGCAGGGCGAATGTTGAAAACGCTATGGCGGCATGGGCGGTCTGTAAAAGTCTCGGCGTTTCAGCTTCTCAGTTCGCCGATGCTCTTGTCTCGATAAAACCTGTCGATATGCGGCTCGAACTTTTGAAGCTTGGCGAATGCTCTGTACTTTGCGACTGTTACAACGCCAATCCCGGCTCGATGGCCAACGCACTCGAAACCCTGTCGCTGATGGCCCAGCAGCAGGGGAAAAGAGCCGTCTTTATTTGCGGAAAAATGGGCGAACTCGGCGGCCAGAGCGAAAGACTTCACGCCCAGCTTGGCGAAAAAATCGTTCAGTATAAAATACCTGTCCTGCTGACTACGAAAGGCGACTGTGCCGTCGCCGGCCGGACTGCCGAAAAACACGCCGATTATGACATTTCGGTCGGCATATTCGAAAATACCGCACAGCTTTGCGATAATCTGCATAAATTTATCAAACCTGACGATATAATACTGGTCAAAGCTTCTCGCAGTGAGCGTTTTGAAGCGGTTATTGACAAGTTAAAGGGACTTTTTATCGGACAATAATAAAGAATATGATTTACCATTTACTTTCATTTTTAGAAGATTTCGCAACCCGTTCACTGGGTTTTTACGCTTGGCAGGAAGTGCTCTTCAGGTGCATAATGGCGGCTCTTACAAGTCTTGTAGTCGCGTGGTTTTTGGGCCCGAAAATTATCCGCTGGCTGATGCGGAAAAAAATCGGCGACAGACCTGAGTTTCATCACGAAAAACTGAACGCGCTCAACAAGGAAAAAGAAAATACTCCCACGATGGGCGGACTTAT carries:
- a CDS encoding UDP-N-acetylmuramoyl-L-alanyl-D-glutamate--2,6-diaminopimelate ligase, which gives rise to MTLEQLLKLVEKKPLVWRPRVCADSRNLRQGDIFVAVKGTRTDGHDFIGQAAVAGARYIVSQKPVAVASAEVIQTEDTTKALGLLSQAYYNYPNSKLVNLAVTGTNGKTTTTYMVRSIVTGTGKKCGLIGTVTVDMGSGEDKIEASMTTPNALELASLADKMAGAGSEYMIMEASSHAIEQNRLAGIDFAAAAFTNFTGDHLDYHKTMEAYLAAKLRLFENLSPEATAVINKDDPVFEQIAAATKANKIFYSLSTEADLTARMISMDINGTVFEISFRGEKVKLSSPLIGEHNLSNHLAAAGLAIGAGFDLKTIAKGLSKLAKVPGRLEKVSCSKDFTVLVDYAHTDDALKHVLSTLKPLCRGSLIVVFGCGGDRDKTKRPRMAQAAQQFADRIFVTSDNPRTEKASAIIDDILTGFVNPQADDITVQPDREKAIAEAIQNAKANDIILIAGKGHENYQIIGTEKLHFSDIETALKFLQ
- a CDS encoding type II secretion system protein, producing MWSSDINKTLSTLRCGRRKGFTIMELLVVSVLMIIVMMIVAQFWKWFSPCITDLIARERLLREGRLTMQNLSYDFGSATEISGGSQLIINGNIYYYRESPDDSNLYRRDVSEGTDFAIADCVSNFSVEENPEGSNLWQITLEFSARSYNNDQPFSRELVFRWSPP
- the murF gene encoding UDP-N-acetylmuramoyl-tripeptide--D-alanyl-D-alanine ligase, producing MKPLSIKKIAEIINTETSEISNLKFQISSVSIDSRKIPQGCMFFAIKGANHDGHDFISQAFENGASCATVQKQISGEKPLLPVDDTIAALGSLARYVRENSSYKVIAVTGSAGKTTTKNIINHVLKNSFKCFSSPKSFNNNIGVPLTILDAPQDAEILISELGSNHPGEIEQLTKIIQPDIAVITTICPAHLEGFGTIDVIIKEKVSITAGLRAGGKFFINGSIKNLVDYCRDKKLSFETFEMPDFKLSGDKSIFVIDNVTVNLPLAGRANVENAMAAWAVCKSLGVSASQFADALVSIKPVDMRLELLKLGECSVLCDCYNANPGSMANALETLSLMAQQQGKRAVFICGKMGELGGQSERLHAQLGEKIVQYKIPVLLTTKGDCAVAGRTAEKHADYDISVGIFENTAQLCDNLHKFIKPDDIILVKASRSERFEAVIDKLKGLFIGQ
- a CDS encoding alpha/beta fold hydrolase — its product is MFYSKGGLLRYTLLIVSLAIWLFIGRFFLAMNSVIDLVHFSSIPLVLSYLLIFRPPNIKKSFMPYGFLFIFITLLVTAYLIAFSKTMPHVRINWAELPIAVYFLLSVYAILWLLDKFINRILLIVLGTNQKNKITKNTAKTVFRFAILIFAVIPYLVAVFTTHWIKFTDAASPKKLMDMEYRQVYFNAKDGARLDGWFIPSSTRVSDSSVIIVPGRSPTKNLFLSYAKILSDTGYNVFLFDLRGNGNSSGHKYSFGIDEAGDVLGAIDYLKNNRPESSRYVFGFGINEGASALIAAASEDERFTGVVIDNASGYDVSLPEWVSDYLPGWMEKTLSKTIRSIVFADIGQSALGTEGLYEKISQISPCPVLVANSFKSDKSGRQETVDLYTKAKNPKMLWLTPPQTEEGFNIGTQQQYFQNILELFEFGRAKQQSGRWRISRNG
- a CDS encoding prepilin-type N-terminal cleavage/methylation domain-containing protein, translated to MKCADYKKPKIKNGYTLVEVCIAMVIICILAAMAAPIYTKAIEQARLDSAAGNLKTIWSAQRAYWLKNHTFAASLTTLEDEDLISSSLARTQIDPNSIYVYDIDSAGISSFAASATRSGSGVWSGQIQVDELGELSGQISKDDGFTLSPLTLE